From the Argentina anserina chromosome 3, drPotAnse1.1, whole genome shotgun sequence genome, the window aaaaaaaattctgatCCAAGATTGAAAGTCATGAAGTAAACCAGCTGGCCACTCATAAATCTGAAAACTATAAACCAAAATGCCTTGAATCACTGACTAAATAAGTTGTAGCCAATCCGCTTGCGACAAAAGAGAACATTTCCAAGAGGACAACTTGCATCTCACTCTAtctgcaatggactgaaaatACACTCTCTTGGGACGTCCTTGGAAAATCGGAACCCCAAGGTATGTGAATGGAAGAGACCCCTGCTTGACACCCAAAATTTTCTGGATAACAAAACGTCTACGGTGAGCATATTTCCCAAGGAACACAAGCGATTTAGATTTATTGACTCTTTGCCCTGAATTCAAGTCATATTCCTCCATAAACTTCATTAGATTTTTCAAAAATCTATTGGTACCCCGCATAAAAACCATAATGTCATATGCAAATAGAACATACGAGGGTGGAGTAATACCAAGAGGAGCTGACAGTAAATCAATAAGTCCATCCTCAGCCAGCTTAGTGAGACCTCTACTTAAAACTTCTTCCGCAAGACAAAAGAGAATAGGTGACAAATGATCTCCTTGACGAACACCacgaaaaacaaagaaaaaccatTCCATCTCACCATTAACTAAAATTGATAAGTGTGCAGACCCCAAACTTGCTTTAATCTAGTCACAAAAAGGATCTGAAAAACCAAAATCCTTCAAAACCCGAAGTAAGAAACCTCAATCAAGCGTGTCAAATGCCTTTTGCACATCAAACTTAATTGCAATGTTACCGCCCTTACAATTACGATCCAGGAGGTTAATGCATTCTGAAGTCAATATAATGGGGTATGCAATAGTGTAGCCTCTAAGAAAAACACTTTAGTTGGATGAAATAATCCGAGTAGCAATACTTCCCAAACGGTCAGCTAAAATATTTGTGATAagcttgaaaataaaattcttcATAGCAATAGGACGCAACTGCGTTACAGTGTCTGCTCCAGGGACTTTAGGAATCAAGATCATTAAATTGGAATTACAGTGGGGGAGAATGTATCCAATATTGAAAAAGCTCTGAACAGTTTGGACTACATCTACACCAACAACTGACCaacacttcataaaaaaaatccaccaaaatcaTCGGGACCAGGAGAACTATTATGATCCATGGAACACATAGTCTGAAATATTTCCTCAGATGTGGGAATGGTTGTTAACATAACATTATCCTCAATAGTCACGAGATTATGAATTACCTAAGAAACTAGACCAGTGTCTCATACAAAAGAATCTGTTGTGAAGATGCCATTGAAATAATTTATCACATGATCACTAATCTCTTTTGGGTCTTCAATAATAATGTTTCCCTCTCTCATAATTGATAATGACTGTTTAAGATGTCGGACTTTAACCATTGCATGGAAGAAAGAAGAGTTTCAGTCACCTTCAGTAAGCCATTTTATCTTTATCACATAAAAATTTCTCTTGAAGCAAAAGAGCCTCATGAACTTGAGCACTGGCAACACTCTCCCTGGAAAGTAAGTCATCAGAAGGACCCAAGCTAGCAATTTCCAGCTGAATTATATGCAAATCATCAAATGACTTCTCCACCATTATGTTTACATCCCCAAACTCATCTTTATGTCAAACCCGAATCCGCTGTTTAAGAGTCCGCAGCTTAGAAGCCAAAACAAATATTGGATTACCATAGAAATAAGAACTCTGTCAAACCTCCTtcaccaaagaaagaaaacttcGATGATCCAGCCACATGCGATGGAACCGAAATGACGATCTTTGGTTAAGTATAAGCTTtgaaaatgacactaaaaGAGGAAAATGATCTGAGGAAAAACGAGGAAGAGTAGTGAACTCTAAATTGTGCCAAACATCCATCCAAGAGAAATTACTAAGACACCGATCAAGCCTCATTTCAACACTTGCACCAACACCCTTTCTATTCGTCCACGTATAAGGCAATCCTTTAGTAGGAAGATGAACCAACTCATAATTAGTTGACATGTCCTAAAAGTCTGAACATGAAACGACATTAGGAAGAATTCCACCTCGTTTTTCATGAGCACACACGACACAATTAAAGTCGCCCAACACTATCCAAGGTCCTTGAATAAATGCATTTTAAACATGAAGCAGATCATTCCAAAGTTGGCGACACTCTATTGCCGTAGTTCTTGCATAAACCCAATTCAAAATACAATTAACATTGTCCAAAGTGCAAGAAATTGTGAGCTGATGGTCTGTAGCTAGTAACATAGTAGGTTGAATAGCTTGATCACATGAGAACCAGATATTTGGAGGTTGGCCCCCCTGTCATTCACAACTGCTGGAAACATTTTTAAAGAATGCCAAAAGGAAGATTTAAGTGaacttaaattaataaaaggtTAAGAAATACTAATAATAGCAGGTTTATATTTGCGAACCATCCTACTTAAGACTCGACGAGTGGGGGCGTTGCCCATACCCCGAGCATTCCAAAAAATGATCTTCATAGGTTAAGGCGTGAGGTGGGAACCCTGCTACGGGCACGGTAACGGTCCAAATTGTGTTCATATAGTAAATTCTCatgcatttttttctttttgcttcttttcctGGGATCTAGAAAGAACAATAGTCATACCATCTTCCGGCTCTCGAACCACAATTGCATTGTCCTCTGTCCTCGTTGAGGGGGTGAGGAATGAGTCTTCAACATCATCTAAAGCCTCATTAGTAACCACCATTGAGTTCTCTACATCAAGGGTCTGAGAATTTGGCCCCTGGAAGACTTGGTCTGCCAATTGCTCAGTTAATTCATTAGCAGCCCCCACCATAGCCTCCTGAGCTAGAATGACAAACTGATTTTCACTAGAAGTAGGAGTACATGGCCTTGGAACTAAAGCTTTATCATCTGGAGTACTAACTCTCCTATTGTCTTTAATAGTTCTCCTTTCATCAATGTCACTCCCATTGTCTTCAATAGTTCTCCCTTCATCAATGTCTCTCAACTTAAAATTCATCACTTGATCAACTTGTGCTATCACTATACATGTGTCTGTACGTGATGGAACCGTACCATTAATTTCAGTTGGACTAACTGATGGTTGAGTCTCTATACTTTGATCATTTGAAACCTTCTCTTTTACTCTGTATTCTTATCGGACCTTCGGTTTCGAAATCGGCTTCTCAGAATGACAAGGCTTTGGATCATCTTGTAATTGTCTACAACGATCGGTCATATGCCCAACCATACCACAATAACTGCACATATTCTcacaaacaatctcaataggAAAACAATGTGCCTCACGTTCGACCATGAGCGAAGATGGAAGTTCGTTTGCAAGATCAACATCTACTAGCACACGAGCATAGTAACCAAACTCATGCTCCTTAGTAGCCTTGTCCAACTGCAAAGGCGTACCCAGTCCACGAGCAATCTCCATGAGATGTCGAGGATGCCAGTAATCTTGGCTCAAACCATACATCATGACCCAAAGTTGGACATGTGTTTGTGGAAGGACATCCCCAGGGACAAAGTCAGGTTTCCATGCGATAATCGAAAGAGACCATCGGGCAGAGTGCATGTACCACCCCCAAACTCTGCGTAAATCATGCTCAGTGCCAAAGTGAATATCAAAGTAGCCCTTCCCGAGTGGAACTAAACGCCATGACACTGATGGCTTCCATAAATCGGCAAGTAAACCCTTGAGAACATATGTTTTCATTGGGACATGACCCTTACGCAATAACAACCTACCAATCAAATTGGTTGTGAAGCTTTTCAGTTGCTCCTAGTAGAGAGCTTCATTGATATTGACATAAGTCATGTCTCCACGTTTGACCGGAGCAGGCAATTGGCTTAGAGAGACCAAAGACTCAATTGAGTTGGAGAGAACAGAGgaaattttttttgctttGGGAACATGTTGAGGACGAGGAGCCTTCTCTAGTGGACACAAGAAATCCCATGGACACGCGACTGTACCTGCGCTTGTCGCCGACATGGCAACGTCGGTGGAAACCCTAGGTTGCAGCACTTACGAGGGGGATGTAGGTCCCTAAAACCTGTCAAACACTCTGCTTATCTTTGATCTCAAACTACTCGACCACAACTCTCTTAACACGATTTTCTGTGCATAAAACTTCTCTTAAGCATTTTCACAAACATGTTATCTACGCCACCAAAAATGTTGGCTGCATGTGAAGTTCAATCTTCTCTTCTACTACTCTAGTCtgctatatatttctttactGGGTGGGCATATATTCAACACCAATAACAACaaacaagaagaacaaagatTCAGTtcttcagagagagagagagagagagagagagagagagagagagagagagagagagagagagagagagagagcaacaTACTTGGTATTTAATGCCATCACATCCCCAAAGGATATAATTCTGAAAGGCCTTACCATTCTTCAACAGATACTTTGCGACTTCTTTTTCGATTGACCATCCTTTGAATCCTATCATGGAGATTATCTTGAGATGCAATATTAAACAGATAGGCAATGATTATGATAAGTTCCATTGTTGCTCTAAATGTTGGTTTCCATTGAAATTTACCTGAAAATGAAAGGATTTTATGAATGAGATGCCTTCCTTTTCAAGAAAGTTAATTATATCCAAGTAAAAATCTCTTAACTATGGTCTATGACTCTATGTTCATTTGGCTGACGAattgaacttttttttattcaaataatttttctttaaggctttttAGGCCCACTAATTAATCTGTGCCCTGGAGATTTTGTCAAAAACGTATCTTGCTTCGTAACCACCAAAGTAGATTGATATTCTATTGTAGAATGGGAATCTGAAGAAAAATTAGAATGCAAACACgtgtataaataaaatataatttattgataattaagcgcgaggttacaatctttgtgaactcctctgattctatctccgtatgtaacttggctcaagggtgacatgcacttgatcttaagaatttgagtttggatttggatttgatgaagaacgagtgatttggtagcttgatgattcttcgtggacttagGAGACTTcaggatttctcgagagtgatcttgctctcTCTTGTGTTGAAGTCGAAGTAGGGGTCCTTCTCTTGAGCTCTAGTACTTCTTTTCTTGTGTTGAAGTCGAAGTATGGGTCATTCTCTTGAGCTCTAGTACCTCttctcaagtgattttctctcttcttctccaagtctcTTCTCTTTATGTTGGAAgatgtatttatagtgtcaaggcttttttatagaatattttaataacactaaaataataatattttttaattttataattaaatcaacatgtattttctgattaatttaaaattagttattctcataactaaattaagcagaaaataattgatttaattatatccgttaaaatttttattaatttaatcaaatgtccgattaccatttcgaatcgttaatgacattcaatttccgatttacgtcggaatcacgtagcttctaTTAcaatcatccatttatgtgttgatacgagttttattcggatccgcactaactttgttgacttttaggCCACGTGTGTAATTTTTTCGAGTTCTTGgttgatttaatcatttaatgaagatgatttacttcattaaatttcatgtgtctacataTATTTCAATCAGGATCGTTGCCTATGAACTCACTACAATCCTGCTACTGATGGTAATGTTGTTAATTACacaattaatttcagttttggTTTACCTAACCAATAGATATCTCTTTCTgggtaaaaactaaaaatacgGGTTCCTAATGGTATAATGTTTCAGTGGATGAAACCAAATGATGTTTGATTGGGCACATGTCTGACCATAATTAAGTTTTTACAAAAGACATTGAACAAATTTTTTGAATGAAGCAAAATCACATGTTTGTTCTATATTTAGATTTAAGATGACCAGAATGCAAATCAGATAGAATTTGGAATTAAAGAGTCTACTGGCCACTACAGAGCCTTAAAGAAGCAAGGAAGAAATTGATAATTAAGATGCTTGTACAATTGAATGTTTACCAAGTAAAGAGGAAGATGTAACTGCATTATGTGTTGAAGAAGTTGTATCAGCATCTGTATCGATGTCTTCCTTGTTATAATAGTAATACTGGTTTTGGGAGAATATATATTGAGGGCATAGAAGGTTGAACGAGTTACTGCCTAAGTAAAAAGAAATCAGACAGTTTGTGCTTCTGTGTGAAAATTTATCAGTTCATGAAGGAAACTAAATTAGTGGATGTTAAAAGGATCTTTGAGCCATGCCAATTCTATATATCAGTTATATGGATACAATTCACTGAATGGAAAATTATAGCTCAATGGCGCCGAATTAAGTAGACGCACACTTATCCTGTTGTATGTTAAATCAACTATAGATTGCCAGACCAAATATTCCAGTTTTACCATAATAAGACCTTAAAGCAGTAGACAATCAACTGCAGATAGATTCATATGCGGTCATCAACAAAGATGACCAGTTTAGAAATATGAAAGTAGAATTGTTCCAAATTCAAAAACCTACAGTTGCaatttgataaaaaataattgtACTATGCAGAATGTAGGATTACATCTTCATGATAAATTCAACTTGACAAACCTTTGAACCCTTTTGACACGTAGAAAATTCCGAGTGCAACCCCTTCTCTTCTACATGCAGGCTACCTGTATAGATCACCATCTTATTCAAAGCCTTACCATACTTCAATAAACTTGCCTCTCAACCCGCCTTCCCTGGAAGTTTCTTATGGAAATAGTCTTGAGGTGCAACAAACAAGAAGGCATACTAGGCGGTGTATTCCCATTTCTTATGCTTTAAGTGATCTCCGCTTCCGATGCTCTGATGTTTCAAAAAGAGCAaacaatattaaaaatatctcTAAAAAGCGTATAGTATCATGAAACCCAACTGTAAATGCATAGTACTTGAATTTTCTATTACGAGATGTTCCAGATTTGTTGAGATAGTGAGCAGCCCAGGTAGCAATTTCCAGTAAACATGATAATGATTAACCCCCCTCAAAAAGTCCGCCTCTTCGTAGTGGCATTCCTTCAAAAAAGGAACAAGTACTGGTAACTCAAAGCTTCGAATAGTAAATATTACTATTTCAAATCATCAAGGCCTTGATACTGTACTGTGTTTAGTTTTCCAGCTATTCCAGAAGTCTTAGGAGCAAcattaatcaaaaccaaattatCTCACTCAATTAAGATTAACCAATTGAAACTAAAGAACTTTAGGATGAATAGGTTAACTAAAAAGAGTCGTATATATGTTGCCATGCATGAAATACTCATTTATTCGTTTTGGATCACAAGAAGCATAATTGCACACATGTTCAACAGATCCGACTTAATTTATATAGTtacctgtaataacccgaatttttcggAACTAATTATCGAGTATAACAAatttgttaaacttgtgaaattaattcaaaacgACAATTGGTGGTtcgcgacatttcgaaacgaaaccGGAAACATTCTCGGATcgttaattagaaaacgttacgtttccgcaacgtatttATTGACTTATATTCTGTcactcggttgtgaaaacttccttcacgaaagttgtagaactcgtcgatacgagtttgtggacatgtcacgcgttcaaatcggatgtcggacgtgaaagttattaatgtcggaagttagtttccgattctggaaacgagtatataaAGGAATTTTatcagtttagggtttccaaaattggaaacccctcactctctctctctctctcttcacccccgcgcgcctccctctctctcctttcctctctccctccccgatctcACACCCTCACCTGCGATCTCCACCTCCAGCCCACCGTGTCACTCACCGCCGGCACCTAGAGCACCACAAGGACCCCCGTAGCAACCCTCCATCTCACCACCCCGTGCCTCGCCGCCGGGAAGTCGCAAGGACGTCGCCAAGTTTCTGCAATTCCCTCCGCCGCACCCAAGCCATCTCCGGTGGGTTTCAAGCTCGATTGAGGTGACAGTTAGTTTAGTTatgttgttgtgatgctttgttgttgatttgtggttgtttggtgTCGAattggaggagatcggaggaggagggatttgggggagatgccgccgccttaggcggcgcgtgtggttGCGTGGAGGAGGTAGGAgacggcgtgaggccgtggagaggaagaggaggaggagaggaaggttttgggggtggcggtggcgtgctacgcgccggccttaggcccagcgcgtgagcgccacgcgggGCCTGCCgaaggtggcgcgtgtaccccacgcgccgccacgtgaagcgacgcgtgaacagtaatttcaaagggtaaatttgtaattttttttacgtacggtaaatgtaaaagtgatttacgtacggtaaatgtcaatttattttacatatggtaaatgtaaatgtaaattacattccgtaaatataaaagtaatttcagaagggtaaatcagtaattattatttactgaaacaTTATTTACTTTTGAATGGTAttcatatgtatttgtacatagatacgtaattaatatgtatttatacataaatacgtaattaatgagtatttgtacataaatacgtaattaatatgtatttgtacagtaatatatgaatagtaaatacgtgaactgCAActccgtgaatagtaattcgtaaaaccagaaattgttgaacagtaacatattattactgttttggcatttaaagctTTAC encodes:
- the LOC126787003 gene encoding uncharacterized protein LOC126787003: MKTYVLKGLLADLWKPSVSWRLVPLGKGYFDIHFGTEHDLRRVWGWYMHSARWSLSIIAWKPDFVPGDVLPQTHVQLWVMMYGLSQDYWHPRHLMEIARGLGTPLQLDKATKEHEFGYYARVLVDVDLANELPSSLMVEREAHCFPIEIVCENMCSYCGMVGHMTDRCRQLQDDPKPCHSEKPISKPKLRDIDEGRTIEDNGSDIDERRTIKDNRRVSTPDDKALVPRPCTPTSSENQFVILAQEAMVGAANELTEQLADQVFQGPNSQTLDVENSMVVTNEALDDVEDSFLTPSTRTEDNAIVVREPEDDEFGDVNIMVEKSFDDLHIIQLEIASLGPSDDLLSRESVASAQVHEALLLQEKFLCDKDKMAY